A genomic window from Cryobacterium sp. SO2 includes:
- a CDS encoding ABC-F family ATP-binding cassette domain-containing protein: protein MAHLLGAESLHLEFPTRVIFDSVTAGLNEGDRIGIVGRNGDGKSTLLRLLAGRMEPDSGRVTRRRGVTIGVLDQSDDLVNGQTVGHTIVGGIDEHVWASDAKVRDVIAGLVRDIPWDTLVDDLSGGQRRRVALAQVLIGDHDVVFLDEPTNHLDVEGIAWLAGHLRNRWAQNSGGLVVVTHDRWFLDEVCNMTWEVHDRLIEPFEGGYAAYILQRVERDRMSAVMEGKRQNLMKKELAWLRRGAPARTAKPKFRIDAANELIENEPPPRDTVSMQSMAMQRLGKDVVDLVDITVTFGEKTVLNDITWLIAPGERTGILGVNGAGKSTLLNLVAGTLEPTSGKVKRGKTIKVAVLTQQLFELDDIRNDRVSDVIARQRTSYMAGGKEITPGQMLERMGFMSAQLSTQVKDLSGGQKRRLQLLLIVLDEPNVLILDEPTNDLDTDMLAAMEDLLDSFPGTLLVVSHDRYLIERVTDNQYAVSEGGFHHLPGGVDQYLELRKRQVAGGSFTADAASPTSASVKSSGKPALGGAELRNAQKELASIDRKVAKQQAKIKELHNTLAAHDQSDYAGLGKLTAEVTAAEDAVAGFETRWVELSVLLEK, encoded by the coding sequence ATGGCACATTTGCTCGGGGCCGAGTCCCTGCACCTTGAATTTCCCACCCGCGTCATCTTCGACAGCGTCACCGCCGGACTGAACGAGGGTGACCGCATTGGCATCGTCGGCCGCAACGGCGACGGCAAGTCCACCCTCCTGCGCCTGCTCGCCGGCCGCATGGAGCCCGATTCCGGCCGGGTGACCCGCCGACGCGGCGTCACCATCGGCGTGCTCGACCAGTCCGACGACCTCGTCAACGGCCAGACCGTCGGCCACACCATCGTCGGCGGCATCGACGAGCACGTCTGGGCCAGCGACGCGAAGGTGCGCGACGTGATCGCGGGCCTCGTCCGCGACATCCCCTGGGACACCCTCGTCGACGACCTCTCCGGTGGCCAGCGCCGCCGGGTGGCCCTCGCCCAGGTGCTCATCGGCGACCACGACGTGGTCTTCCTCGACGAGCCCACCAACCACCTCGACGTCGAAGGCATCGCCTGGCTCGCCGGCCACCTCAGGAACCGCTGGGCGCAGAACTCCGGCGGCCTCGTGGTCGTCACCCACGACAGGTGGTTCCTCGACGAGGTCTGCAACATGACCTGGGAGGTGCACGACCGCCTGATCGAACCGTTCGAGGGCGGCTACGCCGCCTACATCCTGCAGCGCGTCGAGCGCGACCGGATGAGCGCCGTGATGGAGGGCAAGCGCCAGAACCTGATGAAGAAGGAACTGGCGTGGCTGCGCCGCGGAGCCCCGGCCCGCACCGCCAAGCCCAAGTTCCGCATCGACGCCGCCAACGAACTGATCGAGAACGAGCCGCCGCCCCGCGACACCGTGTCGATGCAGTCGATGGCCATGCAGCGCCTCGGCAAGGACGTGGTCGACCTGGTCGACATCACCGTCACCTTCGGCGAGAAGACCGTGCTCAACGACATCACCTGGCTGATCGCGCCGGGCGAGCGCACCGGCATCCTCGGCGTCAACGGCGCCGGCAAGTCGACGCTGCTCAACCTCGTGGCCGGCACCCTCGAGCCCACTAGCGGCAAGGTCAAGCGCGGCAAGACCATCAAGGTCGCCGTGCTCACCCAGCAGCTGTTCGAACTGGACGACATCCGCAACGACCGCGTCAGCGACGTCATCGCCCGCCAGCGCACCTCGTACATGGCCGGCGGCAAGGAGATCACGCCCGGGCAGATGCTCGAGCGCATGGGCTTCATGAGCGCGCAGCTCTCCACCCAGGTCAAGGACCTCTCCGGTGGCCAGAAGCGCCGTCTGCAGCTGTTGCTGATCGTGCTGGACGAGCCGAACGTGCTCATCCTCGACGAGCCCACCAACGACCTGGACACCGACATGCTCGCGGCTATGGAGGACCTGCTCGACTCCTTCCCCGGCACGCTGCTCGTGGTCTCGCACGACCGGTACCTGATCGAGCGCGTCACCGACAACCAGTACGCGGTCTCGGAGGGCGGGTTCCACCACCTGCCCGGCGGCGTCGACCAGTACCTGGAGCTCCGCAAGCGCCAGGTCGCCGGCGGCTCGTTCACCGCGGATGCGGCCTCGCCGACCTCCGCCAGCGTCAAGTCCTCCGGCAAGCCGGCGCTCGGCGGCGCCGAGCTGCGGAACGCGCAGAAGGAGCTCGCCTCGATCGATCGCAAGGTGGCCAAGCAGCAGGCCAAGATCAAGGAACTGCACAACACCCTTGCCGCGCACGACCAGAGCGACTACGCGGGCCTGGGCAAGCTCACCGCCGAGGTCACCGCGGCCGAAGACGCCGTCGCCGGCTTCGAAACCCGTTGGGTGGAACTCTCGGTGCTGCTCGAGAAGTGA
- a CDS encoding 4-(cytidine 5'-diphospho)-2-C-methyl-D-erythritol kinase — translation MTNTATSPVVHARAPGKINVFLKVGAVMDDGYHDLATAFQAVSLYEDVRATAADDFSVAFTGSIDTSALAVDGSNLAIKAARALATATGFRGGVHLEIDKNVPIAGGMGGGSADAAATLLACDELWGTDIGKEELLKIAATLGADVPFAVTGGTAIGTGRGDQLSPALAKGQFHWVLALAEFGMSTPSVYSELDRHRTRHAQDIFPAQQQPTVDSNVLQALRAGDPAMLAESMHNDLQAPALQLAPGLGRVLELGEANGALAGILSGSGPTVAFLVPDTDAALELQVALSAARLHVVRATGPVHGARILTT, via the coding sequence ATGACCAACACGGCGACCTCACCGGTTGTGCATGCGCGGGCACCGGGCAAGATCAACGTCTTCCTCAAGGTGGGCGCCGTGATGGACGACGGCTACCACGACCTCGCAACGGCGTTCCAGGCCGTCTCACTCTACGAAGACGTGCGCGCAACGGCCGCCGATGACTTCAGCGTCGCCTTCACCGGGTCGATCGACACCTCGGCCCTGGCCGTCGACGGCAGCAACCTCGCCATCAAGGCGGCCCGCGCGCTGGCCACGGCCACCGGTTTCCGCGGCGGCGTGCACCTCGAGATCGACAAGAACGTGCCCATCGCCGGCGGCATGGGCGGCGGCTCAGCGGATGCGGCGGCCACGCTGCTGGCCTGCGACGAACTCTGGGGAACCGACATCGGCAAGGAAGAGCTGCTGAAGATCGCGGCCACCCTCGGCGCCGACGTGCCGTTCGCCGTGACCGGCGGCACCGCCATCGGCACCGGCCGCGGCGACCAGCTCAGCCCGGCGCTGGCCAAGGGCCAGTTCCACTGGGTGCTCGCCCTGGCCGAGTTCGGAATGTCGACGCCCTCGGTCTACAGCGAGCTCGACCGGCACCGCACCCGGCACGCCCAGGACATCTTCCCCGCCCAGCAGCAGCCCACCGTCGACTCCAATGTGCTCCAGGCGCTGCGCGCCGGCGACCCGGCCATGCTCGCCGAGTCGATGCACAACGATCTGCAGGCGCCGGCGCTGCAGCTGGCGCCCGGTCTCGGCCGGGTGCTCGAGCTCGGCGAGGCGAACGGCGCGCTGGCGGGCATCCTGTCCGGCTCCGGCCCCACCGTGGCGTTCCTCGTGCCTGACACCGACGCCGCCCTCGAGCTGCAGGTGGCGCTGAGTGCCGCCCGCCTGCACGTGGTGCGCGCCACCGGCCCCGTGCACGGCGCCCGCATCCTCACCACGTAG
- the rsmA gene encoding 16S rRNA (adenine(1518)-N(6)/adenine(1519)-N(6))-dimethyltransferase RsmA gives MTESAHKSDKDPSAGALLGPAEIRDLAELLGVNPTKKLGQNFLLDGNTVRRIVKVAAVQPGDTVVEVGPGLGSLTLGLLEVGAAVVAVEIDDRLAEQLPLTVQLMQPGAALTVIRADALKIAELPGDPSRLVANLPYNVSVPVLLHMLEHFASIRTGVVMVQAEVGERLAAAPGSKIYGSPSVKAAWYGQFRTAGKVSRQVFWPVPNVDSILIAFERRSADLESEELRLATFALVDGAFQQRRKMLRQSLSTVLGGSAEASAVLTAAGIDPTERGEQLTVHDFLAIARAWLAS, from the coding sequence ATGACCGAATCTGCCCACAAGTCTGACAAAGACCCCTCCGCCGGCGCCCTGCTCGGGCCGGCCGAGATCCGCGACCTCGCCGAGTTGCTCGGGGTGAACCCGACCAAGAAGCTCGGCCAGAACTTCCTTCTCGACGGCAACACCGTTCGGCGCATCGTGAAGGTGGCCGCGGTCCAGCCCGGTGACACCGTGGTGGAGGTGGGGCCCGGCCTCGGCTCGCTCACCCTGGGGCTGCTCGAGGTGGGCGCCGCCGTCGTGGCCGTCGAGATCGACGACCGTCTCGCCGAGCAGCTGCCGCTCACCGTGCAGCTCATGCAGCCGGGCGCCGCGCTCACGGTCATCCGTGCCGACGCCCTGAAGATCGCCGAACTGCCCGGCGACCCCTCCCGGCTCGTGGCGAACCTGCCGTACAACGTGTCGGTGCCCGTGCTGCTGCACATGCTCGAGCACTTCGCCTCCATCCGCACCGGCGTGGTGATGGTGCAGGCCGAGGTGGGCGAGCGCCTCGCCGCCGCGCCCGGGTCCAAGATCTACGGCAGCCCCAGCGTCAAGGCCGCCTGGTACGGGCAGTTCCGCACCGCGGGCAAGGTGAGCCGGCAGGTGTTCTGGCCGGTCCCCAACGTCGATTCCATCCTGATCGCCTTCGAGCGCCGCAGCGCGGACCTCGAATCCGAGGAGCTGCGCCTGGCCACGTTCGCGCTCGTCGACGGGGCCTTCCAGCAGCGCCGCAAGATGCTGCGGCAGTCGCTCTCCACCGTGCTCGGCGGCTCCGCCGAGGCCTCCGCGGTGCTCACGGCAGCGGGCATCGACCCCACCGAACGCGGCGAGCAGCTCACCGTGCACGACTTCCTGGCCATCGCCAGGGCTTGGCTGGCGTCCTGA
- a CDS encoding TatD family hydrolase yields MPDGTTHIRSREATAGRDLVYPPAPVPLVVGVYDNHTHLEISDGSTPLSVAEQLDLASSVGVRGVIQVGTDVATSRWSAEMAAREPRMLAAVAIHPNDAPDLETAGTLDEGLAVIDELAGRPRVVAIGETGLDFFRTQAEGRAAQFRSFEAHIEIAKRHGLALQIHDRDAHDEVVETLLRVGAPERTVFHCFSGGADLARLCAEHGWYMSFAGPVSFKNAATLREALAVAPRQLLLVETDAPYLTPTPHRGRPNAPYLLPHTLRAMAEHLATDVSVLAAQITSNTELVYGRWDAEPVVLTDPTRDPSISPAGGLA; encoded by the coding sequence CTGCCTGACGGCACCACGCACATCCGCTCGCGCGAGGCGACAGCGGGGCGGGACCTGGTCTACCCGCCCGCCCCGGTGCCGCTGGTCGTCGGCGTGTACGACAACCACACGCACCTCGAGATCAGCGACGGCAGCACCCCGCTCTCGGTGGCCGAGCAGCTCGACCTGGCCTCCAGCGTCGGCGTTCGCGGCGTCATCCAGGTGGGCACAGACGTGGCCACCTCGCGCTGGTCGGCCGAAATGGCCGCCCGCGAACCGCGGATGCTCGCCGCCGTCGCCATCCACCCCAACGACGCGCCGGACCTCGAGACCGCCGGCACCCTCGACGAGGGCCTCGCGGTGATCGACGAGCTCGCCGGCCGGCCCCGCGTGGTCGCCATCGGCGAGACCGGGCTGGACTTCTTCCGCACTCAAGCAGAGGGCAGAGCCGCGCAGTTCCGCTCCTTCGAGGCGCACATCGAGATCGCCAAGCGGCACGGCCTGGCGCTGCAGATCCACGACCGCGACGCCCACGACGAGGTCGTGGAGACCCTGCTGCGGGTCGGCGCGCCCGAACGCACGGTCTTCCACTGCTTCTCCGGCGGCGCCGACCTGGCCAGGCTCTGCGCCGAGCACGGCTGGTACATGTCCTTCGCCGGACCGGTGAGTTTCAAGAACGCCGCCACCCTGCGGGAGGCGTTGGCGGTGGCGCCCCGGCAGCTGCTGCTGGTCGAGACCGACGCGCCCTACCTCACTCCCACACCGCACCGGGGCCGGCCCAACGCGCCCTACCTGCTGCCGCACACGCTGCGAGCCATGGCCGAGCACCTGGCCACGGATGTCTCGGTGCTCGCCGCGCAGATCACCTCGAACACCGAACTCGTCTACGGCCGCTGGGATGCGGAACCCGTGGTGTTGACCGACCCCACCCGAGACCCCAGCATCAGCCCGGCCGGAGGCCTCGCATGA
- the metG gene encoding methionine--tRNA ligase, translating to MSDGSSFYITTPIFYVNDVPHIGHAYTEVAADVLARWHRQRGEHAWLLTGTDEHGQKILRTATANGVTPKEWADRLVETAWKPLLETVDIKNDDFIRTTDVRHEVNAQKFLQHLFDAGHIYTGEYEGFYCVGCEEYKQPSDLVDGTGEYTGQQVCAIHSIPVELLHEKNYFFRMSTFTDQLLALYEADPTFIQPESARNEVISFVKQGLSDLSISRSSFDWGIKVPWDDSHVVYVWFDALLNYITAAGYGQDDEKFSRLWPATHIVGKDILRFHAVIWPAMLLAAGLPVPTKVFGHGWLLVGGEKMSKSKLTGIAPNQITDVFGSDTFRYYFMRAISFGQDGSFSWEDLSARYQSELANGFGNLASRVIAMVVRYCDGEIPAAGTPTEADAAIRATEIRVTEAAGEAIDRFALHEALASVWELVDELNGYITAQEPWALAKNPEDRARLETVLHTVVRGLGTLAVLLSPVTPQATATLWTALGGTGVVEDQRIDRAWEWTGGTHVSPLSALFPRIEATVG from the coding sequence ATGTCCGACGGCTCATCTTTTTACATCACCACGCCTATTTTCTATGTGAATGATGTCCCGCACATCGGGCACGCTTACACGGAGGTGGCCGCGGATGTCCTTGCCCGCTGGCACCGCCAGCGTGGGGAGCACGCTTGGCTGCTCACCGGCACCGACGAGCACGGCCAGAAGATCCTGCGCACCGCCACCGCCAACGGGGTCACCCCCAAGGAATGGGCCGACCGTCTGGTCGAGACCGCGTGGAAGCCGCTGCTGGAGACTGTCGACATCAAGAACGACGACTTCATCCGCACCACTGACGTGCGCCACGAGGTCAACGCGCAGAAGTTCCTGCAGCACCTCTTCGACGCCGGACACATCTACACGGGCGAGTACGAGGGCTTCTACTGTGTGGGCTGCGAGGAGTACAAGCAGCCCAGCGACCTCGTCGACGGCACCGGCGAGTACACCGGCCAGCAGGTCTGCGCCATCCACTCCATCCCGGTCGAACTGCTGCACGAGAAGAACTACTTCTTCCGCATGAGCACCTTCACCGACCAGCTGCTGGCCCTGTACGAGGCCGACCCCACCTTCATCCAGCCCGAGTCCGCCCGCAACGAGGTCATCTCCTTCGTCAAGCAGGGCCTCTCCGACCTGTCGATCTCGCGCTCGAGCTTCGACTGGGGCATCAAGGTGCCCTGGGACGACAGCCACGTGGTCTACGTGTGGTTCGACGCGCTGCTCAACTACATCACCGCCGCCGGCTACGGCCAGGACGACGAGAAGTTCAGCCGCCTCTGGCCGGCCACCCACATCGTCGGCAAGGACATCCTCCGCTTCCACGCCGTCATCTGGCCCGCCATGCTGCTGGCCGCCGGGCTTCCCGTGCCCACCAAGGTCTTCGGCCACGGCTGGCTGCTCGTCGGCGGCGAGAAGATGAGCAAGTCCAAGCTCACCGGCATCGCCCCGAACCAGATCACCGACGTCTTCGGCTCCGACACGTTCCGGTACTACTTCATGCGCGCCATCAGCTTCGGCCAGGACGGTTCGTTCTCCTGGGAGGACCTCTCCGCCCGGTACCAGTCCGAGCTCGCCAACGGTTTCGGCAACCTGGCCTCGCGCGTCATCGCCATGGTCGTGCGCTACTGCGACGGCGAGATCCCGGCCGCCGGCACCCCCACAGAGGCGGATGCCGCCATCCGCGCCACGGAAATCCGGGTCACCGAAGCCGCCGGCGAGGCCATCGACAGGTTCGCCCTGCACGAGGCCCTGGCCTCGGTCTGGGAACTCGTCGACGAGCTCAACGGCTACATCACCGCGCAGGAGCCCTGGGCCCTGGCCAAGAACCCCGAGGATCGCGCGCGCCTCGAGACCGTGCTGCACACCGTGGTGCGGGGCCTCGGCACGCTCGCCGTGCTGCTCTCGCCGGTGACCCCGCAGGCCACCGCGACGCTGTGGACCGCCCTGGGCGGCACCGGTGTTGTGGAAGACCAGCGTATCGACCGGGCCTGGGAGTGGACCGGTGGCACCCACGTGTCGCCGCTGTCCGCCCTGTTCCCCCGCATCGAGGCCACTGTTGGCTAA
- the rsmI gene encoding 16S rRNA (cytidine(1402)-2'-O)-methyltransferase, giving the protein MIILAATPIGNLGDASTRLIEALRTSTVIAAEDTRVTVHLLKALGIENRPRLIALHDHNERGKAAELVELARDTDLLVLSDAGMPTVSDPGFHLVDAAITAGVLVTALPGPSAVLTALAVSGLPTDRFTFEGFLPRKHGERMQALREVATERRTMVFFESPNRLAASLTDLAAALGADRRVVVCRELTKFYEEVKRGTAAELAEWAAEGVRGEICIVVAGAAARVLDLATGVEEVLALVAAGARLKDAAADVSAASGLGKRDLYEAALTGKAAGAGATRTKVAPQPELPLL; this is encoded by the coding sequence ATGATCATTCTGGCTGCCACCCCTATCGGAAACCTCGGGGATGCCTCGACCCGCCTCATCGAGGCGCTGCGCACCAGCACCGTCATCGCCGCGGAGGACACCAGGGTCACCGTGCACCTGCTCAAGGCTCTCGGCATCGAGAACCGGCCCCGGCTGATCGCCCTGCACGACCACAACGAGCGCGGTAAGGCCGCCGAGCTCGTGGAGCTGGCCCGCGACACCGACCTGCTCGTGCTCAGCGACGCCGGCATGCCCACGGTCTCCGACCCCGGCTTCCACCTGGTGGATGCCGCCATCACTGCCGGCGTTCTCGTCACTGCCCTGCCCGGGCCATCCGCGGTGCTCACGGCTCTGGCCGTCTCCGGGCTGCCCACCGACAGGTTCACCTTCGAGGGCTTCCTGCCCCGCAAGCACGGCGAGCGGATGCAGGCCCTGCGCGAGGTGGCCACCGAACGCCGCACCATGGTCTTCTTCGAGTCGCCCAACCGGCTCGCCGCCTCCCTCACCGACCTCGCCGCCGCCCTCGGGGCCGACCGCCGGGTGGTGGTCTGCCGGGAACTGACCAAGTTCTATGAAGAGGTCAAGCGCGGCACCGCCGCCGAGCTTGCCGAGTGGGCCGCCGAGGGCGTGCGCGGCGAGATCTGCATCGTCGTCGCCGGCGCCGCCGCCCGGGTGCTCGACCTCGCCACCGGCGTCGAGGAGGTCCTGGCCCTCGTCGCGGCCGGCGCCAGGCTCAAGGATGCCGCGGCCGATGTGTCCGCCGCCTCGGGCCTCGGCAAGCGCGACCTGTACGAAGCGGCCCTCACCGGCAAGGCCGCCGGGGCCGGTGCGACCCGCACGAAGGTCGCCCCGCAACCCGAGCTGCCGCTGCTCTGA
- a CDS encoding phospholipid carrier-dependent glycosyltransferase produces the protein MLPTLRDTGPETTRRPALWSNRWVRLAVPAFVVLLAAVLRFWNLGHPASLVFDETFYVKDAWSLFNNGYESTWPEGADALFAAGQSNIFGTAASFVVHPPLGKWLIALGMAVFGADNPFGWRVMTALIGVLAVVLLMLIAHKLFGSVLLASIAGFLFAIDGNAIVMSRVALLDNYVMFFALLGFGAVLMDRDHHRKRLAAWMAEKRDNEVEPTWGPALWWRPWVFAAGLAFGLACSVKWSGLYFLAAFGIYLVVVDALARRRAGLPFWISGAILKQAPVTFLLMVPVAVVTFMVSWTGWFVTRGGYYRDWADQAGQAWTGALAWVPHSLQSFWHYQAAAYAYHVGLVTPHPYQANPLTWLLMTRPTSMYYQGSSLGENGCGYTTCSEAITGIANPIIWWAATAAILYLVYRLARYREWRVGLILMGMVAGYLPWLMYLNRTVFQFYTIAFEPYLLLGLTLVIGMLLGVGRTPSGGTDRNETDRDNTAGLVIVVTFLSVAVLVSAFFFPIWTGSQVPFAFWQLHIWLPSWR, from the coding sequence GTGCTTCCCACCCTCCGCGACACCGGCCCTGAGACCACCCGTCGGCCCGCCCTGTGGTCGAACCGCTGGGTTCGGCTTGCCGTGCCGGCCTTCGTGGTCCTCCTCGCCGCGGTGCTGCGCTTCTGGAACCTCGGCCACCCCGCCTCGCTGGTCTTCGACGAGACCTTCTACGTGAAGGACGCCTGGAGCCTGTTCAACAACGGCTACGAGTCCACCTGGCCCGAGGGCGCCGACGCCCTCTTCGCCGCCGGTCAGAGCAACATCTTCGGCACCGCGGCATCCTTCGTCGTGCACCCGCCGCTGGGCAAGTGGCTCATCGCCCTGGGCATGGCCGTCTTCGGCGCCGACAACCCGTTCGGCTGGCGGGTGATGACGGCGTTGATCGGCGTGCTCGCCGTCGTGCTGCTCATGCTCATCGCGCACAAGCTCTTCGGGTCGGTGCTGCTCGCGTCGATCGCCGGTTTCCTCTTCGCCATCGACGGCAACGCCATCGTGATGAGCCGAGTGGCCCTGCTCGACAACTATGTGATGTTCTTCGCGCTGCTCGGGTTCGGCGCTGTGCTGATGGACCGCGACCACCACCGGAAGCGACTGGCGGCCTGGATGGCCGAGAAACGGGACAACGAGGTTGAACCGACCTGGGGCCCGGCCCTGTGGTGGCGGCCGTGGGTGTTCGCGGCCGGCCTGGCCTTCGGGCTGGCCTGCTCGGTGAAGTGGTCTGGCCTGTACTTCCTGGCCGCGTTCGGCATCTACCTCGTGGTCGTCGACGCGCTCGCCCGTCGCCGGGCCGGGCTGCCGTTCTGGATCAGCGGCGCGATCCTCAAGCAGGCTCCGGTGACGTTCCTGCTGATGGTGCCGGTCGCCGTGGTCACGTTCATGGTCTCCTGGACCGGCTGGTTCGTCACCAGGGGCGGGTACTACCGGGACTGGGCCGACCAGGCGGGCCAGGCGTGGACGGGGGCGCTGGCCTGGGTGCCGCACTCGCTGCAGAGTTTCTGGCACTACCAGGCGGCCGCGTACGCCTACCACGTGGGCCTGGTGACGCCGCATCCGTATCAGGCGAACCCGCTGACCTGGCTGCTGATGACCCGGCCGACGAGCATGTACTACCAGGGCAGTTCCCTGGGCGAGAACGGCTGCGGCTACACCACCTGCTCTGAGGCGATCACGGGCATCGCCAACCCGATCATCTGGTGGGCGGCCACCGCGGCCATCCTCTACCTGGTCTACCGGCTGGCTCGCTACCGCGAGTGGCGGGTGGGCCTGATCCTGATGGGCATGGTCGCGGGCTACCTGCCGTGGCTGATGTACCTGAACCGCACCGTCTTCCAGTTCTATACGATCGCGTTCGAGCCGTACCTGCTCCTCGGGCTCACCCTGGTGATCGGGATGCTGCTCGGTGTGGGCCGGACACCGTCCGGCGGCACTGACAGGAACGAGACCGACAGGGACAACACCGCCGGCCTCGTCATCGTCGTGACGTTCCTGAGTGTCGCCGTGCTGGTGAGCGCCTTCTTCTTCCCGATCTGGACCGGCTCCCAGGTGCCGTTCGCCTTCTGGCAACTGCACATCTGGCTCCCCAGCTGGCGTTGA